TCGACCACCGACTCCCTAAAACGACAACTTCCTACCTCATCATTAAGATAACTGCTATAACCATGAATAATTTTAAAATACTGCTCATCGGTTACGGTAATACTTTAAGAAATGATGACGGAGTGGGAGTGAGAATAGCCGAAATTATCGCCGAGGAGAATTTGCCTAATGTGCAAGTCATCGCTACCCATCAATTGACTCCTGAGTTAGCAGCCGATATAGCTGATGCTTCCCTAGTTATTTTTGTTGATGCAGTATTATCTAATCAAACCGATATCCAGATAGAAAATTTAGCGGCAGTTACGGAATGGAATAATTTAGGTCATTCAGAAAGTCCCGCTTCTTTATTAGCATTAACTCAAGCAATTTATCAACAAACTCCCAGCGCCTGGGGAATATTTATTCCTGCTATTAACTGTGAATTTGGTGAAGAATTATCAACAATAACTCAAAAGGGCTTGACAAATGCGATTAAAGCTATTAAGAAAATTATCACTTCTGAGGATTTGACTGAATACCAAAAGCAGGACTTTGATAATCTTCCGGCAGATAATTTTCAGGAATAGTGCTGTGATTGCCATCCCGGAGAGCCTTGTAGTGAGGAGACATAATTTCGATACCGACTTCGTTACATTTATCCTGAATATTTTGATGTAATTCAGAATAAATATACACCATTTTGCTAGGATGATCAGTGTAGGCATTTAGCTGATAGCTGACATAAAAATCATCGAGACTGGTTTGCAAGACAAAAGGAGCAGGTTCTGAGACAATAAATTTAGTTGCTAAGGCTGCTTCTTTCAGGGTTGCGTGAACCTTACGCCAAGGTAAATCATAACCGAGAGTGACTGTGGTTTGCAAAATTAAAGGCTGTTTGAATTCCCGTTGAGAGACGCTAAAGTTAATCACATTGGTGTTTAACAGCGATGAATTAGGAATCGTGATAATTTTATTAGCCGGTGTGCGAATACGGGTGACTAATAATCCTTTTTCAATCACATCTCCAATAACATCACCAATAGAAATTTTATCTCCTAGTTGAAAAGAGCGGGTATAGATGAGGATAATTCCTCCCACCACGTTAGCGATAGCAGAGGTGGAACCCAAGGAAAATAGTACCCCTAAAAATACCGACACCCCCTGAAAAGCAGGAGAATTAAATCCGGGTAGATAGGGAAAAGCTATGACTATAGCTAAGGCAATTATCAGCAGTGACAGTAAATTATAGGTTGGTTTTGCCCAATCGGGATAGAAACCATGTATTACTAAATTTTCTCTTTCCAATGCAGTGAAAAATGGTTTAATTGCTCTCAACAGATAGTGAGTTATAAAAACAATTATCAGTATAATAAAAATATTGGGTAAATATTTTGCTATCTCTTGGGAAATAACTTCCAAAGCACTAAAAAAGTATTGCAGAAAACCATCACCAAATTTTCTAGTCCAGGGAAAAAGACGAAGGACAAAAGTTAAATAAAAATAGAGAATAGTTAAAATAATCAGAGTGCGGATAAATTGCAAAACTCTTAGGGAAAAAATTCCTATTGTCTGGGAACTAATAATTTCAAAATTTTGGAATACGACCCCAGGAACTAGGGAGGTGATTAATCTCTGACTCTGGGGAAAAACCCGCGAAGATATAAAAATTATTACCCAGAAAATTAAGACCGTGGCTAAGGTAGCACTTACTGTCAAAACTGCATCTTTGAAGAGGTTATCTGGTTGACGTTCTTGACGATAACGGACAATGGCCGCTTTAATCTTTGCTAAGGCTCGTTCGGCCAATACTTCTTGACTTACCGCGTGTAATTTGGCATCTTTAGAAGTAATAGTAGCAATAACCGTATCTCCCAAAATAATCGAAGGGTTTTTGTCTTCAGGATCGATTTTTATAGTTAAATCTTCAGGAGAAAGAGCATCGTCATCGGCAATTTTTTCAATTCTGGCTGTAATCGATTTCGCTCTTTCTTGCGCTGAAAAAGAACCTATTCCCTGCCGAATAGTAAAAAGTTCTTGATTATCAAGCATGACGGGAAAAACTTCTCCCAAAGTTTCCAGGGGTGTTTCCTGTCCCTGTTTAGCAGGATTATTCTGGGCTGCTATTATGAAGATGGGGGATAAAGTCAGTAACAAAACTAAACAAAACAGCCCTAAGTAACGCCAGATTTTTTTCATCTTCTAAGCCACAATTGCACAGGAGCGATCGAGTTTAATACCTCTTTTTTTCATCGTAGCATGGAATAGTTCTGTGGATAACACCTGTTCCACGGGATAAATCCCGGCTTTTTCGAGTTTTGCCGCTAAGATTAATTCTGCCACGCTGCCAGTTCCCCAGCCAGCTGCTTGAGCAGTGTTTTCGTGGACCATAGTTGCTTGATAAACTGCTTTTTGCTGCCCTTGCCATCCGGTCACTTTTGCTAACATTGCTACCCCAATTCCCGAAAATTTATCGGTTACTTCTGTCATGCGATAACTAACTTGGGAAAAAAACTCGATTCCCCGAGAACTTTCTACCCAAGCATCGGGGAAAATATGGGCAGTAATCCAAGTTAAATGATTATAAAAATCGGGAATAGAACCAAATTTTGTGATCACATTTTGCACTTGAAAAGATTCAGCAAAAGTATAGGTTTCTGGCATATCAAACCAATAAACACCAGTTTTACCTAAAGGAGCGGGAAAGTCAATTACTTCTCTAGCAGTATAGGGTTTAATCTCTTGCCATTGTCCCTCAATCCAAGCTAAAAAAGGCTTTTTTAAGCCGAGAAAAGTAGTCCGCATTACGGTTAATCCCGCACCTCCTGAACCGGCTACGGCATAATTTAAACGGATCGTTTCTACCCTATCTAACTGTTCGACTCCCTCCCGCACTATACTATTAGAAATACCTGGAAAAATTCCCGTATTAACCACGGCAGTTATTCCCGCTTTTATCGCTAATTCTCGATAGGGGATTAACTTTTGATAAAAAGAACGATGATCACTAACATCAATATAATTGACTTTTTCTTCGATGCAAATTTTTACTACCCTGCCATCGCGATAGTGAAATGGACCGGCACAATGGATGACTAAATCACTATTTTTAATCGCCTGTCTAAGCTTGTCTATTTCTTCTAAATCTAAAGCCAAAAACTGCATTCTTGGCAGTAATTTAATGGCTTTTTCCTTGCGTCCGGTGATAATAATTTTAGCTGAAGTATGATTAATAATATCTAGGGCAACACTTTGACCAATGCGACCAGTGCCACCTAAAATTAAAACAGTTTTTTCCATGGCAACTATCAATAATATTTGCCCTACTATAGCATCTTCTTGGCAATTTTGGCTATTTTCCAAGATGAAAATTTTAGCATAATCCCAACTTATTTAATGCGTCCGAGGGGCAAGAAAATGGTTAAAATCTCACCTTCTTCGGGTTTTTCGCGCACAATAAATTTACCTCCCAAAGCTTGAAAAAGGTTTTTAGTTACCTTCATATTCAGACTTAAACTACCCGTTTCTGGTTGAAACATTAAGACTTTTCCCAAAGCTTTGAGAGTAAGATTAGGCGATCTTACCTGAGTTTGGAACTGCATTTTTAATTGATTTCCTGCCGTTGATATATGTACTTGTAACAGGCCACCACTAGCCATACTGCGAGTACATTTTTCCACGACTCCATTTAACATTTGATCCAATAAATTCGGGTCGCTAATTACCGAAGGCAATTTTTTGGGTACATTAACTTCTAAATTGACATTGCGCCGTTTAGCTTGTTTTTGCCACCGGGGAATACTATCTTGAAAGACTTTTTCTAGAGCAATTGGGATTAATTGAATCGGTTTATCTCCCAGAGGATTAATCCCCAATTCTGCCGCTCGGAAAATTAATTCCATGCGCTGAATTTGTTCACTACATTCTAAATCGATTGTTTCTAAATATTTTCCCACATCTTCCGTTACTTTTGCCCGTTTTAATAATAATCGGGTAATGGTGCGAATGGTGGTTAAAGGGGTGCGAATTTCGTGGGTTAAAGCTCGCAATAATTCCAAATCACAACCCGATTCTAAATTAGAATTATCTTCCTCTGGGGGAGTGATTTCGCTATTGATAGACGATTTCGTTTTTTTCGGGTCTAAATTAGACTGGTTGGGTAAATTTTGCAGTAATTGGCGGCTAAATTGGCTAACTAGACGGTAATCCGGCGAGGGACTGCCATTAGCCTCGATAATTGCCTCTAAAGTCTCGATTTGCGGATAACGCAGATTAACTAATCGTTGCCGCAACTGCTGCCAAGCTTGCTGAGTGAGGACGGGATCAAAGGAAAATTGAAAAGAGGACAAACCCCACTGATCCTCGCCTAAAACCAGCAAAAGAGCGAAACTTTTGCTAAAAACCAGACAAAATCTTTCATTAGCAATCGGATCCGTTGGCAAGACGGGCAATTCATGGATCTCTGTTGGGGAAACATCGGCGGCGGATTTTTCCTGAGAAGGCAGTTGCAAACCCAGCCATTGTAAATGTTTTAAAGCTTTAACGGTGAAAACACCAAATTCAAAACCCGTTAAAGCCTTGCTTTCTCTAACTAAAGCCGTCGGACCGGAGAGAATTAAACCCCGACCGGCGGCAGCATTATTTTGGTTTTGTAATAAGATATTTTCTAAAGCGGCGATCGCTGCGAACCACTCACTTTCCGCTTTCAGTTGCGAGCGCTTGAGCCATTCTGATAAATTAGGATAAAAAGCATTGGGGGTGAAAGTTTCCCGGTCCTGATGGTCAGTCGGCGGGAAAATATCGCTTAATTTCGGTAAAGACCCCTTTAACATCGTCTTCATCACTGACTAGATACAAATTCCTTACCTAGAATAGTACCCCTGTTAATGCTCATTCCATAACGGTAAAACCGAACTCTATTGGCAGTGATATCCGCGTTTTGATGGTAGTTATCTTAATGGTGAGGTACAAAGTTTTCGCTTTGGGGAGTCGGTCGTCGATACCAGGTTAGGTTATACTTCATCTTTAGTTGATCACCTATGCCGGTTGTGGGGTTCGTGTCTCAATTCAACC
This portion of the Microcystis aeruginosa NIES-2549 genome encodes:
- a CDS encoding hydrogenase maturation protease → MNNFKILLIGYGNTLRNDDGVGVRIAEIIAEENLPNVQVIATHQLTPELAADIADASLVIFVDAVLSNQTDIQIENLAAVTEWNNLGHSESPASLLALTQAIYQQTPSAWGIFIPAINCEFGEELSTITQKGLTNAIKAIKKIITSEDLTEYQKQDFDNLPADNFQE
- a CDS encoding mechanosensitive ion channel family protein encodes the protein MKKIWRYLGLFCLVLLLTLSPIFIIAAQNNPAKQGQETPLETLGEVFPVMLDNQELFTIRQGIGSFSAQERAKSITARIEKIADDDALSPEDLTIKIDPEDKNPSIILGDTVIATITSKDAKLHAVSQEVLAERALAKIKAAIVRYRQERQPDNLFKDAVLTVSATLATVLIFWVIIFISSRVFPQSQRLITSLVPGVVFQNFEIISSQTIGIFSLRVLQFIRTLIILTILYFYLTFVLRLFPWTRKFGDGFLQYFFSALEVISQEIAKYLPNIFIILIIVFITHYLLRAIKPFFTALERENLVIHGFYPDWAKPTYNLLSLLIIALAIVIAFPYLPGFNSPAFQGVSVFLGVLFSLGSTSAIANVVGGIILIYTRSFQLGDKISIGDVIGDVIEKGLLVTRIRTPANKIITIPNSSLLNTNVINFSVSQREFKQPLILQTTVTLGYDLPWRKVHATLKEAALATKFIVSEPAPFVLQTSLDDFYVSYQLNAYTDHPSKMVYIYSELHQNIQDKCNEVGIEIMSPHYKALRDGNHSTIPENYLPEDYQSPAFGIQSNPQK
- a CDS encoding saccharopine dehydrogenase family protein, with amino-acid sequence MEKTVLILGGTGRIGQSVALDIINHTSAKIIITGRKEKAIKLLPRMQFLALDLEEIDKLRQAIKNSDLVIHCAGPFHYRDGRVVKICIEEKVNYIDVSDHRSFYQKLIPYRELAIKAGITAVVNTGIFPGISNSIVREGVEQLDRVETIRLNYAVAGSGGAGLTVMRTTFLGLKKPFLAWIEGQWQEIKPYTAREVIDFPAPLGKTGVYWFDMPETYTFAESFQVQNVITKFGSIPDFYNHLTWITAHIFPDAWVESSRGIEFFSQVSYRMTEVTDKFSGIGVAMLAKVTGWQGQQKAVYQATMVHENTAQAAGWGTGSVAELILAAKLEKAGIYPVEQVLSTELFHATMKKRGIKLDRSCAIVA
- a CDS encoding sensor histidine kinase: MLKGSLPKLSDIFPPTDHQDRETFTPNAFYPNLSEWLKRSQLKAESEWFAAIAALENILLQNQNNAAAGRGLILSGPTALVRESKALTGFEFGVFTVKALKHLQWLGLQLPSQEKSAADVSPTEIHELPVLPTDPIANERFCLVFSKSFALLLVLGEDQWGLSSFQFSFDPVLTQQAWQQLRQRLVNLRYPQIETLEAIIEANGSPSPDYRLVSQFSRQLLQNLPNQSNLDPKKTKSSINSEITPPEEDNSNLESGCDLELLRALTHEIRTPLTTIRTITRLLLKRAKVTEDVGKYLETIDLECSEQIQRMELIFRAAELGINPLGDKPIQLIPIALEKVFQDSIPRWQKQAKRRNVNLEVNVPKKLPSVISDPNLLDQMLNGVVEKCTRSMASGGLLQVHISTAGNQLKMQFQTQVRSPNLTLKALGKVLMFQPETGSLSLNMKVTKNLFQALGGKFIVREKPEEGEILTIFLPLGRIK